TTACACTAACCGGAAGAGATCTAAAAAATGTTTGGGACCAATTTGTGAAAGAGGAGTGTGAAGATTCATTTTATGCTTTATACAAACATTATTACCATTATCTTTCCTATTTGGGAACGAAAAAGAAAATGTCGGTACAGCGTATTCAGGATAGTGTGAATGATGTATTTCTACACCTTTGGGAAAAGAAGACCGACAATCAAAAAATACGCAATCATCATAGTTATATTATTACGGTTTTCTTTCAAAAACTTTTTCGCAAGGAAACACTGCAACTGACAGATTTGGATTTTGTGGAAGAAATCCATGATCCGTCAATCCATCACTCTGTTGAAGAACAACATATACGTGCGGTAACAACAAATACGGTAACACAGTTGGTTGAGGAGCATATGGAGCAATTAGGAACAAAACAACGGCTGGTGATTTACCAACGATTTTTTTTGGATCTTTCTTATCAGGAAATCGCTGATGCCAATCAGGTTTCGATCCATACGATCTATAATACCATTTATAAATCCCTAGAAAAAATAAAAAATAACCTTTCTAGTGAACAAGAAATCTTTCTTAAAGTTGCCGTAGGCCTACTTTCTTCATTTTTGTTGATTTTTTCTTAAAAACGAGTAGTGAAAAAATGACCCTGCCCACTCTATTGTATAAATTACGATTAGAGTGGTATGAACGAACTTAATTTGCAAGCGTTATTATTGGACGAATCTTTTGTGAACTATTGCAAGGGAACGAATAAAGAGGATATCGAAAAATGGGAAAAATGGTTACAAAAATATCCTGAACATAAAGCGTCCATAGCGGAGTTGCAGGAGACCATTGTGGCAATGGGACATTATGCGGGTG
The Sphingobacterium multivorum genome window above contains:
- a CDS encoding RNA polymerase sigma factor; the encoded protein is MFTLTGRDLKNVWDQFVKEECEDSFYALYKHYYHYLSYLGTKKKMSVQRIQDSVNDVFLHLWEKKTDNQKIRNHHSYIITVFFQKLFRKETLQLTDLDFVEEIHDPSIHHSVEEQHIRAVTTNTVTQLVEEHMEQLGTKQRLVIYQRFFLDLSYQEIADANQVSIHTIYNTIYKSLEKIKNNLSSEQEIFLKVAVGLLSSFLLIFS